The following are from one region of the Sandaracinus amylolyticus genome:
- the thrS gene encoding threonine--tRNA ligase — MLDDDDHRAIARRLGLLHFQEEAPGMVFWHPRGLAMYRALEDAQRAQVRREGYEEVRSPQVMRRPIWEASGHWKHFAEGMMRIDDDELEAALKPVSCPGHAQIVKRMAPSYRDLPIRLAELGVVHRDEASGALHGLMRLRQFSQDDGHVFCEEAQAEDEVVRFLEGLRPFYAQFGFHELDVALSLRPEDRAGDDAVWDRAEAVLARALDRRGEKYRVQEGAGAFYGPKIEVALRDRAGRLWQCGTIQMDLVMPVRFDLRYVDARGEKQPVVMLHRALYGSLERFLGILLEQHGASLPAWLAPEQIVVVPVSGAQHEIARALVRKLERDGARVSIDAREESLARRIAEAHERGVPHVAIVGAREVERGEVALRSRDGQRVLAEDDARALLREALARPERAS; from the coding sequence ATGCTCGACGACGACGATCACCGCGCGATCGCGCGGAGGCTGGGGCTGCTGCACTTCCAGGAGGAGGCCCCCGGCATGGTGTTCTGGCACCCGCGCGGCCTCGCGATGTACCGCGCGCTGGAGGACGCGCAGCGCGCGCAGGTGCGGCGCGAGGGCTACGAGGAAGTGCGCTCGCCGCAGGTGATGCGGCGTCCGATCTGGGAGGCGAGCGGGCACTGGAAGCACTTCGCCGAAGGGATGATGCGCATCGACGACGACGAGCTCGAGGCCGCGCTCAAGCCGGTGAGCTGCCCCGGGCACGCGCAGATCGTGAAGCGCATGGCGCCCTCGTATCGCGATCTGCCGATCCGTCTCGCCGAGCTCGGCGTGGTGCATCGCGACGAGGCGAGCGGCGCGCTGCACGGGCTCATGCGGCTGCGACAGTTCTCGCAGGACGACGGACACGTGTTCTGCGAGGAAGCGCAGGCCGAGGACGAGGTGGTGCGCTTCCTCGAGGGGCTGCGGCCGTTCTACGCGCAGTTCGGCTTCCACGAGCTCGACGTCGCGCTCTCGCTGCGGCCCGAGGATCGCGCCGGCGACGACGCGGTGTGGGATCGCGCCGAGGCGGTGCTCGCGCGCGCGCTCGATCGACGCGGAGAGAAGTACCGCGTGCAAGAAGGCGCAGGCGCGTTCTACGGCCCGAAGATCGAGGTCGCGCTGCGGGATCGCGCGGGGCGTCTCTGGCAGTGCGGGACGATCCAGATGGATCTCGTGATGCCGGTGCGCTTCGACCTGCGCTACGTGGACGCGCGCGGCGAGAAGCAGCCGGTGGTGATGCTGCATCGCGCGCTCTACGGCAGCCTCGAGCGCTTCCTCGGCATCCTGCTCGAGCAGCACGGTGCGTCGCTGCCGGCGTGGCTCGCGCCCGAGCAGATCGTCGTGGTGCCGGTGTCGGGCGCGCAGCACGAGATCGCGCGGGCGCTGGTGCGGAAGCTCGAGCGCGACGGTGCGCGGGTGTCGATCGACGCGCGCGAGGAGTCGCTCGCGCGGCGCATCGCCGAGGCGCACGAGCGCGGCGTGCCCCACGTCGCGATCGTCGGGGCGCGCGAGGTCGAGCGCGGCGAGGTCGCGCTGCGATCGCGAGACGGCCAGCGCGTGCTCGCCGAGGACGACGCGCGCGCACTCCTGCGCGAGGCGCTCGCGCGACCGGAGCGTGCGTCGTGA